A window from Brachyhypopomus gauderio isolate BG-103 chromosome 6, BGAUD_0.2, whole genome shotgun sequence encodes these proteins:
- the mgat1b gene encoding LOW QUALITY PROTEIN: alpha-1,3-mannosyl-glycoprotein 2-beta-N-acetylglucosaminyltransferase b (The sequence of the model RefSeq protein was modified relative to this genomic sequence to represent the inferred CDS: inserted 1 base in 1 codon), whose protein sequence is MVRKKGSLILCGAFLFVAWNALLLLFLWGRPPIGRLGEGGGAEPGAGEEWRAGKGKGGGASGLASEVIRLAEEVESELETQKKLLKQIQSHRSLWEQQKDAAKRDVGDVKDKKDELKEPRQVPQLLILDENKNIQENAQVPVVTSPPDVKQDNDDKQLAENKAGLTDPSSQTVIPILVIACDRVTVKRSLDKLIQYRPSVELYPIIVSQDCGHMDTARVIGSYGSQVTHISQPELSDIPVRPDHRKFQGYYKIARHYRWALNQVFNTFSYSTVVIVEDDLEVAPDFFEYFRALYPILRSDPTLWCISAWNDNGREGLVDPGKPDLLYRTDFFPGLGWMLLKELWAELEPKWPKAFWDDWMRHPEQRKERSCIRPEISRTMTFGRKGVSLGQFFDQYLRYIRLNTEFVPFTKRDLSYLVREWYDEDFSKVVYSSLLVKVEDLQQVGTLKGXRESFKVLARNLGVMDDLKSGVPRAGYRGVVSFLSHGRRIYLAPPEGWTKYDTSWS, encoded by the exons ATGGTTCGCAAGAAAGGGTCCCTTATCTTGTGTGGAGCTTTTCTATTCGTCGCATGGAATGCCCTGCTTCTTCTCTTCCTGTGGGGGAGGCCACCCATTGGTCGActtggagaaggaggaggagccgaGCCAGGTgcaggagaggagtggagagctGGAAAGGGgaaagggggcggagccagtggATTAGCCAGTGAAGTGATCAGATTGGCTGAGGAGGTGGAATCGGAGTTGGAGACTCAGAAAAAACTTCTAAAGCAGATACAGAGTCACAGATCTTTGTGGGAACAGCAGAAAGATGCGGCGAAAAGAGACGTGGGAGACGTGAAGGATAAAAAGGACGAACTTAAAGAACCTCGGCAGGTGCCCCAGTTACTCATCCTGGATGAAAACAAAAATATTCAGGAAAACGCCCAGGTTCCTGTTGTAACATCTCCTCCAGACGTAAAGCAGGACAACGATGACAAACAATTAGCTGAAAATAAAGCGGGCCTTACGGATCCCAGTTCTCAAACTGTCATCCCAATCTTAGTCATTGCTTGTGACAGAGTCACGGTGAAAAGGAGCTTGGATAAACTGATACAGTACCGCCCTTCAGTTGAACTTTACCCAATCATCGTCAGCCAGGACTGTGGTCACATGGACACCGCCCGGGTAATTGGCTCCTATGGAAGTCAGGTGACCCACATTAGCCAACCAGAACTCTCTGACATTCCAGTGCGGCCCGACCACAGAAAGTTCCAGGGCTATTACAAGATTGCCAGACACTACCGTTGGGCTCTGAACCAGGTGTTCAACACGTTCAGTTACTCCACTGTGGTCATTGTAGAGGATGATTTGGAG GTGGCTCCGGACTTTTTTGAGTACTTCCGCGCGCTCTACCCAATCTTGCGCTCCGACCCGACTCTGTGGTGCATCTCGGCCTGGAATGACAATGGACGGGAAGGCCTGGTGGACCCGGGGAAGCCCGACCTCCTGTACCGGACAGATTTCTTTCCTGGCTTGGGATGGATGCTGCTGAAAGAGTTGTGGGCTGAGCTGGAGCCCAAATGGCCCAAAGCATTCTGGGATGATTGGATGCGTCATCCAGAGCAAAGGAAAGAACGTTCTTGCATTCGGCCAGAGATCTCCAGGACTATGACCTTTGGCCGGAAAGGAGTTAGCTTGGGTCAATTTTTCGACCAGTACCTGCGCTACATTAGATTGAACACTGAATTTGTGCCTTTCACAAAACGGGATTTGTCTTATTTGGTTAGGGAATGGTATGATGAAGACTTCAGTAAGGTGGTGTACAGCTCCCTTTTGGTGAAGGTGGAAGACCTACAGCAAGTCGGTACTTTGAAAG TCAGGGAGAGTTTCAAAGTACTCGCCCGTAACCTAGGGGTGATGGATGACTTGAAGTCGGGGGTTCCCCGTGCTGGATACAGAGGAGTGGTCAGCTTCCTGTCACATGGTCGAAGGATTTATCTGGCGCCCCCTGAAGGCTGGACAAAATACGACACCAGCTGGAGTTGA